The nucleotide sequence GGCGGCCAGCAAGCACCAGGAGTGTACGAGCTGCCACCAGCAGCACGAGGCGGCCAAGCCCACGGCGTGCACCAGCTGCCACCGCGAGCAGGTCGCGCACCCGCCGCCGAGCCGCGACGGCACCTGCGTCGGCTGCCACCCACCGCACGCGCGCGGCCTGACCGGCCTCGCGGTCGCGTGCTCGACCTGCCACGATCAGGTAGCGCGCCACGGCGGCGCCGAGTGCCGCGACTGCCACCAGCCCCACGCGGCCAAGCCGACGCTGGCGCCCGAGCTGTGCGCCCGCTGCCACGCCGACCAGGCCCGTACCACCGCCAGCACCGGCCACGCCGCCTGCCTGGGCTGTCACACCAGCGCCGCCCACCAGCCGGCCGCGCCGGTCGCGACCTGCGGCGCGTGCCACCGGACGATCACGACGACGGCCCGGCCGGGTCACAGCGCGTGCGCCAGCTGCCACACCGACGCGCGCCACGCGCCCGGCAAGCCGCCGCCGGCGTGCGCGACGTGCCACGAGGCCGAGCACGCGAGCGCGCCGAGCGGGCACCGCGACTGTCGCCAGTGCCACGATCAGCACACCGGCGCGCTGGTGCCCAAGGCGACGACGTGCGCGGGCTGCCACGCCACCCAGGCCGCGACCGGCCACGGCAAGCTCGGCCCCGCGACCTGCCAGAACTGCCACCGGCCCCACGGCCCCGACGGGGTCGTCCGGCCGCCGGCGTGCCAGACCTGCCACCGCGATCCGCTGCCCGGGCTGCACGCCTCGCGTGGCCACGACAAGTGCGCGAGCTGTCACTTCAGCGGCCACGACCTCGCGCCCCACGCCGAGCGCGCCAACTGCGTCACCTGCCACGCCGCCCAGGCGACCCACCAGCCCAAGGCCGCCACCTGCAACGGGTGTCACCCGTTCAGCGACGGCCGCGCCGGCACCCGCGCTACGATCGTCCCTGCTCCTTCCAGAAGGTGAGCTGGGTCGCCGGCGCCGGCTCGCACCCGAACTGGTCGGCGAGCTGGTTGTCGAAGCGGTCGGCCGAGGCGACGAACTGCGCGACGAACGCGGCCAGCTCGGCGCGATCGGCGAGCGCGAACACGTCGGAGATGTGCATCGTCAGGTGCAGGCGGATGACGTTGTCATCGAGATCGAACGCGAACGGCGCGTGCTCGGCCGAGAGCAGGTACCGGAACAGCTCGCCCAGCCGCTGCTTGCCCGGCTTGGCCAGCGGCGACGCGAGGCACAGGTGCTCGGAGCAGCAGCTCCAGATCTCGATCGGCGCGCTGCCGCTGTAGAACGACCAGTTGGCCGCGCCGTGGCGCGCGAGCACCGGATCGACCCCGGCGCCGGTGAGGGCGTCCTCGACGAACCCGACCAGCGGGTGCGGCTCGGGCGGGTCGAAGTACGTCGTCAGCTCGAGCCCCTCGAGATCGGAGCCGCAGTGATCGCAGTAGCGGCGCGCGCTCTCGAGCAGGACGTCGCAGGCCGGGCACATCACCCCGAACGGCGCGGTCTGGGTCAGGAAGCCGTCGACGAAGGCCTGGGCGTCGGCGCCGGGGATGCCGAACCCGACGTTGTCGGCCGCGCGCAGCTTGCAGGTCGTGACCGCGATGATCCGGCGCTGGTCGTCGAGCATCGGCCCGCCCGAGTTGCCGGGGTTGATCGCGGCGTCGGTCTGGACGAAGTGCTGACCGTCGAGGAGCTGGCGCGGGTTCGAGACCACGCCGTCGGTGATCGACAGCGGCAGGCCGACCGGGAAGCCGACGATGCTGATCGGCTGGTTGGGCTCGAGGTCGTCGGACGCCTGGATCGCGAGGATCTCGCCGGTCAGCGGCGCGGCCAGCTCGACGATCGCCAGGTCGCGCTGCGGGTGGACGCGGCGGACCGTGCCCAGCACGCGCCGGCGATCGCGCAGCTCGATCGCGACCTGGCGGTACGGCGCGACCACGTGGGAGTTGGTCACCAGGAGCGTGGGCGTGATCAGGAAGCCGGAGCCGGTGCCGCCGCCCGTGAACACCTGGAACACGCCGAGATCGGAGATGTTGGTCGCGGTCACGCGTCGGCCTCCTGGTCGCGGCCAGAGTCGTCGACGGTCTCGTCGCCGACCTCGCCGCCGTCGTCGTCGCCGCTGTCGTCGCTGTCGTCACTGTCGTCACTGTCGCTGGCGCGGTCGTCCTCGGCGCAGAAGCGATCGACCAGGCCCTTGACGTGATCCCAGAGCAGCGCGGCGGCCTCCCGCCACGGCTTGCCGTCGGCCCGGGCCAGCCCGTCGGTCAGCGCCGCCGCGACGTCGGCCGGCCACGCGTACCGGGCCAGCAGGTACGTGCAGCTCGAGATCAGCGCCAGCGCCGCCTCGAACGATCGACCCGAGGTCCGGAACTTATCGATCGTCTCGATGTAGTCGCCGTGGTCGAAGTAGTGGGCCAGCGTGGTCGGCAGGCCCTCCCGGTGCGGCGACAGCGCGTAGCGCGCGTGGCCGAGGTTGGCGCGCAGCTCGTCGGCCGTGATCGCCTTCATCTCCTTCACGCACCGCGCCAGGGCCGCCTCACGTCGGCTGGCCTCGGCCTGGCCGTCGTTCCAGGTGCTGGCGCTCTCGGTCAGCCGCGCCATCAGGTAGCCGCACATCGGCAGCACGAACTGCACGCGGAACAGGGCCAGGGCCGACACCTCGTTCAAGAAGAACGTCGAGCGCTTGCGCTGCGACTCCTTGAGCAGATCGTCGATCTCGTCCCAGTGGCGGCGCCACGCCAGGTCGGCCTGGGCCGCCTCGGCGTCGGTCAGCGGCTCGATCTCGGCCCGCTCGAGCGGCGCGGCCCCGAACTGCCCGACCAGCCAGTCGTCGCACCGATCGGCCTCGACCGGCATGCGCTGCAGCACCTCGAGCACCTTGGCCGGGTGCATGCGCGTGAGCTTGTCCCGGAACTCGAGGTACAGGTCGTCGCCGCGCAGGCGCGGCTGGTAGAGCTGGCCCGAGCCGCTGATCGCGGTCAGCACGTAGCGCAGGGCCGCGACCGGGCTGCCGTCCGCGGTCAGGCGCACCAGCGGCACCGAGATCGCCAGCTCGGCGCCGTCGATGCGCGCGGTCACCTGCGACGACCCCTGGACGAACGTGAACGGGGTCGTGGCCAGGTCGCCGATCGTGGCCGACGGGAACAGGTGCGCGAACACCCGGCCGATGGCCTCGACCACCTCGCCGTCGTCGGCGGAGGCCGTGGCGGCCTCGAGCAGATCGTAGTCGAGCTTGGTGGGGGGCGTGAGCCGCCGCACGGGTGGCGTGTACGCGAGCGACGAGATCGCCATGGGGATCGAGTCTGCGGGAGGGGGCCGGGCGCGTGCAACCGCCCACGGGCGCTGTCGGCGCCCGCGGTCCGCCGCCGCGCTCGATCGCAGGTCGAGCCGCGGTCGACGCGCGGGGCGATCAGCGCTCGACGACCGCGCCGCGCTCGGGCACCTGGATCGCGAGCCCGTGCCCCGCCAGCGCCGCCGCCAGCGCGGTCTGGCCCTCGGGCTCGCCGTGGACCAGGAACGTGGTCGTGGCCGCGCACCCGCGCGCGTAGGCCTCGAGGTCGTCGGTGTCGGCGTGGGCCGAGAACCCGTCGAGGGTGACGACCTGGGCGTGGAGCTCGCGGGCGACGCCCCAGATCTTCACCTGCGGGCGGCGCTCGACCAGGCGGCGCCCGAGCGTGTGCTGGGCCATGAACCCGATCGTGACGATCGTCGTGGTCGGGTCCTCGACCAGGTTGCGCAGGTGGTGCAGCACCCGGCCGCCCTCGCACATGCCCGACGCGGCGATGATCAGCGCCGGCCCGGTCACGTCGTTGATGGCCATCGAGGCCTCCCGGGTGCGGGTCATCGTCAGGTTCGGCACCGCGAACGGGTCGTCGCCGTCGAGCGCCGCCCGGGTCTCGGCGTCGAAGCACTCCGGGTGCAGGCGGAACACCGAGGTCACGTCGATCGCCAGCGGCGAGTCGATGAACACCGGCATGCCGATCGGATCGCCCGCGCGGCCGAGGCCGTGCAGGATCGCCAGGAGCTCCTGCGTGCGCCCGAGCGCGAACGCTGGCACCAGCACCTTGCCCCCGCTGGCGCGCGCGCGCGCGAGCACCGTCGCCAGCTCGGTCGCCATCGCGGCCATCGGGCCGTGGCGGCGCCCGCCGTAGGTGCTCTCCATCACGAGCGTGTCGATCGGCCGCGGTGGCACCGCTGGGTCGCGGATGATCGGCATGCCGGATCGACCGAGATCACCCGACACGACCAGGCGATGGCGGCGGCCGCGCTCGTCCACGTCGAGGACGACCTGGGCCGAGCCGAGGATGTGGCCGGCGTCGATGAACGTCACCTCGACGCCGGGCACCGGCGCGAACCGCTGGCCGTACGGGTGGCCGACCATGCGCCCCAGCGCGGTCACGACGGCGTCCTCGTCGTAGATCGGCTCGATCGGCGTCCACTCGGGATCCTCGCCGTAGCGACGGTTCAGGTAGTCGGCGTCGGCGACCTGGATGCGTGCGGCGTCGCGCAGCATGACGGCGCACAGGTCGCGGGTGGCGGGCGTGGTGTGGATCGCGCCGGCGAACCCGTCGCGGACCAGCACCGGCAGGCTGCCGCTGTGATCGACGTGGGCGTGGGTCAGGAGCGCGGCGTCGGCGGTCAGCGCCGCCCGGGGCAGCGTGCGGTTGCGCGCGCGGCTCTCGGCCCGCCGCCCCTGGAACATGCCGCAGTCGACCAGCACCGACCCGCCGGCGGTCTCGACCAGCAGCATCGAGCCGGTGACCTCGCGCGCGGCTCCGAGGAAGGTGAGGCGCATCTGGACCTCAGCGCTTGTCAGTTTTTCGGTCGAGCACCGGTCCACGCGCCCGGAGTCTCGCGTCGTGGGTGGGGGCCCTATCGGGGCTTGCCCCCGATGGGGGAGGGTTCGGCGACGAACCCTCTGGAACCCAGCGCCCGGTCCGGGGCAGGACCCCGAACTCGCCGAGGTGGGTGCGCAGCTCCGGCACGGTCTCGGTGGTCAGATCGCGGCCGACCTCCTCGATCGTGACGCCGCGCTGCCGCAGCGGCGCGGTGTGCTCGCGCAGGTGACCGAGGAAGCGCGGGCTCGCCACCAGCGCGACCCGCGCGCACGCGGCGTCGTCGACGAGCTGCGCGACCCGCGCCACCACCGTCGCGGCGAACCGGCGGTCGACCTCGACCAGGTGATCGTCGCGGTGATCGTCGATCGGATCGCCGTGGCGACCGACGCCGACGTTGGCGCGGGGGCGGGCATCGGTCCACAGCTCGCGCGGGCGCATGCGGCGCTCGGGGCTGACCAGGTCGGCGCGCTCGCGCAAGGTCGGGGCGGCTTCGTCCTGGGCCTCGCGCTTGTAGGTGAACAACCGCGCACGCGCGGCATCCGCGACGACGATGGCAAGGGCGAGCATGGGGGTCCTCCGCCGGCCCGCGAGGCTGGCGGCCCACGGGGGTGCGAGGCCCGTGCCACAGGTAGGTCCCGCGGCCGCGCTGCTGTTCGGTCCAACACTTGCTTTAGACTCGCGGCATGGAACCAAGCGTCGCGCGCGCGCGCCTGTTGTCCCAGCACGAGGGCCTCCGGGACCGCCTTGGGACCACGCTGGCGTTGGCCGAGCGATTCCGGGCTGGTACCGCACCTGAGAGCGAGGTCATCGCCGCGCTCGACGCGCTGCGCGACGCCTTCGAGGAGCACAACCAGTTCGAGGAGAGCCTGCTGGCGCCGATGCTGCGCGAGACCGACGCCTTCGGCGAGGTCCGGGTGGCGCGGATGGTGGGCGAGCACAGCGAGGAGCACCGCGTCTTCATGGTGTTCCTGGGCGGGCCCGTCGACGACGTGGTCCGTGGGCTGGCCGACTTCATCGAGGAGATCGCCGCGCACATGGAGGCCGAGGAGCGGACCTTCCTGCACCCCGCGGTGCTGCGCGACGACGTGGTCGCGATCGACCACAGCGGCGCGTGACCGCCGGGCCGGCAAGAACTGCGTGCCCGTCGCCCGGCGGCGCCGAATATTCGCGGTCGGCGTAGTAGAGTCGCGGCGCCATGACCTCGCCCGCTCGTCGTGCCGCGCTCGTCGCGGCCCTCACCTTCGCGCCAGCGTGCTCGCTGGTGACGGTCCAGCAGGATCCGTTCCCGGCGCTCGAGATCCGCGCCGATCGTCCCGAGGCGCCGCCGCCGCGGGTGGTGCTGACCGACTCGAACATCCAGATCATGGACAAGGTCCAGTTCGAGACCGGCTCGGACAAGCTCCTGCCGGTGTCGTTCCCGCTGCTCGATCAGGTCGCGCAGGTGATGCTCGAGAACCCGCAGATCGAGCTGATCGAGATCCAGGGCCACACCGACTCGACCGGCACCGCCGGGATCAACCGCAAGCTGTCGGCCGCGCGCGCCGAGTCGGTCAAGCGCTACCTGGTCGACAAGAAGATCGCCAAGGCGCGGATGACCACCAAGGGCTACGGCCCCGACGTGCCCATCTCCGACAACGGCACCGCCGAGGGTCGCGACGCGAATCGCCGCGTCGAGTTCAAGATCGTCAAGCAGGGTCCCAAGAAGACCTTGATCCAGGAGGACTGACCGCCATGCGCACGTCCCTCACGCTCACGCTCACGCTGGTCGCCGGCCTCGCCGCGTGCTCGCGCACCGGCACCGGCGCCGGCGTCCGCACCGACATCACCGCGCGCATGCAGTCGGTGCAGGCGCCGATCCAGCAGTGCTACGCCGACGCCCTGCAGCGCAACCGCAAGGTGCGCGGCATGATGGTGGTCACGTTCCGGGCCGCCCCCGACTCGGGCGCGTTCGAGCACCTGACGGTCGCGCGCGACGAGCCCGCCGACCAGACGCTCCGGCAGTGCGTGCTCGGCGAGATCGGCAAGCTCAAGCTGGCCACGCCGCAGCGGACCGGGCTCGACGTGTCGTACCCGATCAACTTCCAGCCGACCAAGTGATCGACAGCCACTGCCACCTCGACGTCGACGCCTTCGCCGACGATCGCGCGGTGGTGGTGGCCCGGGCGGTGGCGGCGGGCGTGCGCGGCATCCTGGTGCCGGCGATCCGCCCGCGCACCTGGGCGGCGCTGACCGCGCTGCCGGCGGCGCACCCCGACGCGCCGCTGGCGCTGGCGCTGGGCGTGCACCCGCAGGTCGTGCCCGACCTCGACGCCGACGAGCGCGCGACCGTCGACGGCCTCGTCGACGCGCTGGCCGCGGCCATGACCGAGCGGGTCGTGGCGATCGGCGAGTGCGGGCTCGACGGCGCGACCGGCGATCATCCGCGCCAGGAGCAGGTGCTGCGCGCCCACGTGCGGGCCGCGCGCGCGCTCGGCCTGCCGCTGGTGATCCACGTGCTGCGCGCCCACGACGCCGCGCCGCGGATCCTGCGCGAGGAGCGGGTCGGCGAGGTCGGCGGCGTCGTCCACAGCTTCTCGGGCTCGCCCGAGCTGGTCGCGATCTACGCCGACCTCGGCCTGGCGTGCTCGTTCGCGGGCGCGATCGCCCGGCCCGGCGCGCGTCGACCGGTCGCGGCGGCGCGGGCGGTGGCGGCGGCGGCGCTGCTGGTCGAGACCGACGCGCCCGACCAGGCGCCGGCGCCGGGCGGGGGCCGCAACGAGCCGGCGCGGCTGGTCGAGGTCATCGCCGGGGTCGCGCGGGCGCGCGGCGAGGCGCCCGGCGCGGTCGCCGCCGCCACCGCGGCCAACGCCCGACGGGTGTTCCCGCGGGCCGCGCGTTGGTGGTAGCCCTAGGCGATGGCCACCCACCGCCGGTTCGATCGTACCGCCCGCCTGCTCGGCGACGACGGCGTGGCCCGGCTCGGCGCCGCCACGGTGACGGTGTTCGGCGTCGGCGGCGTCGGCTCGTTCGCCGCCGAGGGGCTGATCCGCAGCGGGGTCGGGCGGGTGATCCTGGTCGACTTCGATCGCATCTGCGTGACCAACGTCAACCGCCAGGTCCACGCGCTCAAGGGCACGCTCGGCAAGTCCAAGGTCGCGGTCATGGCCGAGCGCTTGCGGCTGATCAACCCCGACGCGGTGATCGAGGCGCGGCCCGAGTTCTACAGCGCCGCGACCTCGGCCCGGCTGCTCGTGCCCGAGCCCGACGTCGTGATCGACGCGATCGACAACGTCACCGCCAAGATGCACCTGATCGCGACGTGCGTGCGCGAGCGCGTCCGCCTGGTGTCGGCGATGGGCGCCGCCGCCCGGCTCGATCCGACCGCGGTGCGCGTGGCCGATCTGGCCGACACGAAGATCTGCCCGTTCGCGCGCGACCTGCGCAAGACGCTGCGCAAGAAGCACGGCCTCGACTGCACCGTGCCGACCGGCGTGCTGGCGGTGTACTCCGAGGAGATGCCGCGCGCGCCGCGGGCGCTGGCCTACGACACCGCCGGGTTCGAGTGCGTGTGCCCAGGCGGCGACAACGGCCAGCACGACTGCGAGAAGCGCAACCGCGTCGACGGCTCGCTGGCGTTCGTGCCGGCGATGGTCGGCATGACCGCGGCCGCGACCGCGGTCCAGGTGCTCCTCGGCGAGCGCGCGGTGCGGTGGCCGAGCCGCGGCGCGGTCGACGCCGACGGCGATCGTGATAGGGTCCGCGCACCATGATCACCGCTGGCGACAAGTTCCCCTCCGTCACCATCAAGGAAGCCACCGCCGAGGGCCCCAAGGACGTCGATCCGGCCGCGCTGTTCGCCGGCAAGCACGTCGTCCTGTTCTCCCTCCCGGGCGCGTTCACCCCGACCTGCTCCAAGGAGCACCTGCCGGGCTACGTGGCCCGCTACGACGAGCTCCGCGCCAAGGGCGTCGATCTGATCGCGTGCCTGTCGGTCAACGACGCGTTCGTGATGCAGGCGTGGGCCGAGCAGCACGAGGCGCTCGGCAAGATCGTCATGCTGTCCGACGGCAACGCCGCGCTGACCAAGGCGCTCGGCATCGAGGTCGACCTGGCCGCGCCGCACATGGGCGTCCGCGCCCGCCGCGGCCTGTTCGACATCGTCGACGGCGTCGTCAAGTCGGTCGAGCTCGAGGCGGCCGGCAAGTTCGAGGTCTCGAGCGCCGGCG is from Myxococcales bacterium and encodes:
- a CDS encoding trypsin-like peptidase domain-containing protein produces the protein MTATNISDLGVFQVFTGGGTGSGFLITPTLLVTNSHVVAPYRQVAIELRDRRRVLGTVRRVHPQRDLAIVELAAPLTGEILAIQASDDLEPNQPISIVGFPVGLPLSITDGVVSNPRQLLDGQHFVQTDAAINPGNSGGPMLDDQRRIIAVTTCKLRAADNVGFGIPGADAQAFVDGFLTQTAPFGVMCPACDVLLESARRYCDHCGSDLEGLELTTYFDPPEPHPLVGFVEDALTGAGVDPVLARHGAANWSFYSGSAPIEIWSCCSEHLCLASPLAKPGKQRLGELFRYLLSAEHAPFAFDLDDNVIRLHLTMHISDVFALADRAELAAFVAQFVASADRFDNQLADQFGCEPAPATQLTFWKEQGRS
- a CDS encoding hemerythrin domain-containing protein produces the protein MEPSVARARLLSQHEGLRDRLGTTLALAERFRAGTAPESEVIAALDALRDAFEEHNQFEESLLAPMLRETDAFGEVRVARMVGEHSEEHRVFMVFLGGPVDDVVRGLADFIEEIAAHMEAEERTFLHPAVLRDDVVAIDHSGA
- a CDS encoding tRNA threonylcarbamoyladenosine dehydratase, which produces MATHRRFDRTARLLGDDGVARLGAATVTVFGVGGVGSFAAEGLIRSGVGRVILVDFDRICVTNVNRQVHALKGTLGKSKVAVMAERLRLINPDAVIEARPEFYSAATSARLLVPEPDVVIDAIDNVTAKMHLIATCVRERVRLVSAMGAAARLDPTAVRVADLADTKICPFARDLRKTLRKKHGLDCTVPTGVLAVYSEEMPRAPRALAYDTAGFECVCPGGDNGQHDCEKRNRVDGSLAFVPAMVGMTAAATAVQVLLGERAVRWPSRGAVDADGDRDRVRAP
- a CDS encoding peroxiredoxin; amino-acid sequence: MITAGDKFPSVTIKEATAEGPKDVDPAALFAGKHVVLFSLPGAFTPTCSKEHLPGYVARYDELRAKGVDLIACLSVNDAFVMQAWAEQHEALGKIVMLSDGNAALTKALGIEVDLAAPHMGVRARRGLFDIVDGVVKSVELEAAGKFEVSSAGACLLKL
- a CDS encoding host attachment protein gives rise to the protein MLALAIVVADAARARLFTYKREAQDEAAPTLRERADLVSPERRMRPRELWTDARPRANVGVGRHGDPIDDHRDDHLVEVDRRFAATVVARVAQLVDDAACARVALVASPRFLGHLREHTAPLRQRGVTIEEVGRDLTTETVPELRTHLGEFGVLPRTGRWVPEGSSPNPPPSGASPDRAPTHDARLRARGPVLDRKTDKR
- a CDS encoding OmpA family protein, producing the protein MTSPARRAALVAALTFAPACSLVTVQQDPFPALEIRADRPEAPPPRVVLTDSNIQIMDKVQFETGSDKLLPVSFPLLDQVAQVMLENPQIELIEIQGHTDSTGTAGINRKLSAARAESVKRYLVDKKIAKARMTTKGYGPDVPISDNGTAEGRDANRRVEFKIVKQGPKKTLIQED
- a CDS encoding AgmX/PglI C-terminal domain-containing protein — its product is MRTSLTLTLTLVAGLAACSRTGTGAGVRTDITARMQSVQAPIQQCYADALQRNRKVRGMMVVTFRAAPDSGAFEHLTVARDEPADQTLRQCVLGEIGKLKLATPQRTGLDVSYPINFQPTK
- a CDS encoding TatD family hydrolase produces the protein MIDSHCHLDVDAFADDRAVVVARAVAAGVRGILVPAIRPRTWAALTALPAAHPDAPLALALGVHPQVVPDLDADERATVDGLVDALAAAMTERVVAIGECGLDGATGDHPRQEQVLRAHVRAARALGLPLVIHVLRAHDAAPRILREERVGEVGGVVHSFSGSPELVAIYADLGLACSFAGAIARPGARRPVAAARAVAAAALLVETDAPDQAPAPGGGRNEPARLVEVIAGVARARGEAPGAVAAATAANARRVFPRAARWW
- a CDS encoding MBL fold metallo-hydrolase, whose translation is MRLTFLGAAREVTGSMLLVETAGGSVLVDCGMFQGRRAESRARNRTLPRAALTADAALLTHAHVDHSGSLPVLVRDGFAGAIHTTPATRDLCAVMLRDAARIQVADADYLNRRYGEDPEWTPIEPIYDEDAVVTALGRMVGHPYGQRFAPVPGVEVTFIDAGHILGSAQVVLDVDERGRRHRLVVSGDLGRSGMPIIRDPAVPPRPIDTLVMESTYGGRRHGPMAAMATELATVLARARASGGKVLVPAFALGRTQELLAILHGLGRAGDPIGMPVFIDSPLAIDVTSVFRLHPECFDAETRAALDGDDPFAVPNLTMTRTREASMAINDVTGPALIIAASGMCEGGRVLHHLRNLVEDPTTTIVTIGFMAQHTLGRRLVERRPQVKIWGVARELHAQVVTLDGFSAHADTDDLEAYARGCAATTTFLVHGEPEGQTALAAALAGHGLAIQVPERGAVVER